Proteins co-encoded in one Corynebacterium lujinxingii genomic window:
- a CDS encoding bifunctional [glutamine synthetase] adenylyltransferase/[glutamine synthetase]-adenylyl-L-tyrosine phosphorylase, whose protein sequence is MKPAKLGLTSPRAADDLAELGFDTEELAYTLAGAADPDLALNNAYRLHDALDSWAPLLDELTANPVFRTRFFALLGGSTALSDHLIANPEQWRLLCDDIPDRPAMFRTMLAAVGVDADEPGLYRASEGEVVVSKQALRTAHRNLVMQVAAADLAGTFAAVKGFGEGEPMTYAYTTDRLTDLADAALTAALAVAMRDVYGDDEFDAELAVIAMGKCGAGELNYISDVDVVFVAEPATAKITRAASEMMRIGSACFFDVDANLRPEGTSGALVRTLDSHVTYYNKWAETWEFQALLKARPMTGTMELGRAYSEKLAPMVWEASQRDSFVEDVQAMRRRVLENVPADVRDRELKLGPGGLRDVEFAVQLLQLVHGRIDDTLRAQNTLEALAVLAKGGYVGREDAKVLTGAYEFLRLLEHRLQLQRFKRTHQLPEADDEPRNRWLARAAGFSAGPRGTAPEALHRELKRVRRDVADLHERLFYRPLLDAVADLTVGEANLSADAVKAQLAALGYRHPARAFDHLSAMVKGTSRKAKLQAIMLPSLMHWLADTADPDQGLLNYRKLSDAAVDRSWFLRMLRDEGVASQRLMHILGTSPYASDLIISAPEVVKLLGDGSSGPRLLEAAPDQVHKAIVASAKRHQSDPDKAVSVARSLRRAELARIAAADLLGLMDVREVCLELTYVWEAVLEAALRAEVVADLESSASDTPPARIAVIGMGRLGGAELGYGSDADVMIVAEPADGTDEAEAIAWAAKIIDQMRRRLSKPSGDPPLEVDLGLRPEGRSGPVVRSVASYERYYREWGEVWERQALLRATVVAGDRGVGEAFLEAIDEFRYPAGGAKPADIREIRRIKARVDNERLPRGADRATHTKLGRGALADVEWTVQLITMAYAHHHEELRTPSALDALDFLIDLDDPALVSASQAKELRTAWLTATRARNAIVLVTGKREDQLPAPGPQLAQVAGSAGYDPDDQQDFLEDYLRITRRAHRVVEQVFWGEEQSLEFD, encoded by the coding sequence GTGAAACCCGCAAAACTTGGCCTGACCAGCCCACGCGCCGCCGACGATCTGGCCGAGCTCGGCTTCGACACTGAGGAGCTCGCCTACACGCTCGCGGGCGCCGCTGACCCGGATTTGGCGCTGAACAACGCCTACCGCCTCCACGACGCGCTGGATTCCTGGGCGCCGCTGCTCGACGAACTGACAGCAAACCCCGTCTTCCGCACCCGTTTCTTCGCGCTGCTCGGCGGCTCCACGGCACTTTCCGACCACCTCATCGCCAACCCCGAGCAGTGGCGGTTGCTTTGCGACGACATCCCCGATCGGCCCGCTATGTTTCGCACCATGCTCGCCGCAGTCGGCGTCGACGCGGACGAGCCGGGGCTGTATCGGGCGAGCGAGGGTGAGGTGGTCGTCTCCAAGCAAGCGCTTCGCACCGCGCACCGCAACCTGGTGATGCAGGTCGCCGCCGCGGATCTTGCCGGCACCTTCGCCGCCGTGAAAGGCTTCGGCGAGGGCGAGCCGATGACGTACGCGTACACCACGGATAGGCTCACCGACCTGGCCGACGCCGCACTGACCGCAGCGCTTGCCGTAGCCATGCGCGACGTTTACGGTGACGACGAATTCGACGCCGAGTTGGCCGTCATCGCGATGGGCAAGTGTGGCGCGGGGGAGTTGAACTACATCTCGGACGTGGATGTCGTCTTCGTCGCCGAGCCCGCCACCGCCAAGATCACCCGCGCCGCCAGCGAGATGATGCGCATCGGCTCGGCCTGCTTCTTCGACGTCGATGCGAACCTGCGCCCCGAGGGCACCTCCGGCGCGCTGGTGCGCACCCTGGATTCGCACGTGACCTACTACAACAAGTGGGCCGAGACCTGGGAGTTCCAGGCGCTGCTCAAGGCCCGGCCGATGACCGGGACGATGGAGCTGGGGCGTGCGTATTCGGAGAAACTCGCACCGATGGTGTGGGAGGCCTCGCAACGCGATTCCTTTGTCGAGGACGTCCAGGCCATGCGCCGGCGCGTGCTGGAAAACGTGCCCGCTGACGTGCGCGACCGCGAACTCAAACTCGGCCCCGGTGGGCTTCGGGACGTCGAATTCGCAGTCCAGCTCCTCCAACTCGTGCACGGGCGTATCGACGACACCCTGCGCGCCCAAAACACCCTCGAAGCCCTCGCGGTACTTGCGAAGGGCGGCTACGTCGGCCGCGAGGACGCCAAGGTGCTCACCGGCGCCTATGAGTTTTTGCGCCTGCTGGAGCACCGCCTGCAACTGCAGCGCTTCAAGCGCACCCACCAATTGCCCGAGGCGGACGACGAGCCACGCAACCGCTGGCTCGCCCGCGCCGCTGGGTTTTCCGCAGGCCCGCGCGGCACCGCACCCGAGGCGCTGCACCGCGAACTCAAACGCGTGCGCCGCGACGTCGCCGACCTGCACGAGCGCCTGTTCTACCGGCCGCTGCTCGACGCGGTTGCAGACCTCACCGTGGGTGAGGCGAACCTGTCCGCCGACGCCGTCAAAGCGCAGCTCGCTGCGCTTGGCTACCGCCACCCGGCGCGCGCCTTCGACCACCTGTCCGCCATGGTCAAAGGCACCTCACGCAAGGCGAAACTGCAGGCAATCATGCTGCCGAGCCTTATGCACTGGCTCGCCGACACCGCCGATCCCGACCAGGGGCTGCTCAACTACCGCAAACTCTCAGACGCGGCGGTGGACCGCAGCTGGTTTTTGCGCATGCTTCGCGACGAAGGCGTGGCCTCCCAGCGCCTCATGCATATCCTGGGCACCTCGCCGTACGCCTCCGACCTCATCATTTCTGCCCCCGAAGTGGTGAAACTGCTTGGCGACGGCTCCAGCGGGCCGCGCCTGCTGGAGGCTGCGCCGGACCAGGTACACAAGGCGATCGTCGCGTCGGCGAAGCGCCACCAGTCCGACCCCGACAAGGCTGTGTCTGTGGCGCGTTCGTTGCGACGAGCCGAACTCGCCCGCATCGCCGCCGCCGATCTTCTCGGCCTGATGGACGTGCGTGAAGTCTGCCTGGAATTGACGTACGTCTGGGAGGCGGTGCTCGAGGCGGCGCTTCGGGCGGAGGTGGTTGCGGACCTGGAGTCGTCGGCAAGCGATACGCCCCCGGCGCGCATCGCCGTGATCGGGATGGGCCGGCTCGGGGGAGCGGAGTTGGGCTACGGCTCGGACGCGGACGTGATGATCGTCGCTGAGCCTGCTGACGGTACCGACGAGGCCGAAGCCATCGCGTGGGCCGCGAAGATCATCGACCAGATGCGCCGGCGTCTGTCCAAACCGTCGGGCGATCCGCCGCTGGAAGTCGACCTCGGCCTGCGTCCCGAAGGCCGCTCCGGGCCAGTGGTGAGAAGCGTGGCCTCCTACGAGCGTTATTACCGCGAGTGGGGCGAAGTGTGGGAGCGCCAGGCGCTGCTGCGCGCCACCGTCGTCGCCGGCGACCGCGGGGTAGGCGAGGCATTCTTGGAGGCGATCGACGAGTTCCGCTACCCGGCCGGCGGCGCGAAACCCGCAGATATCCGCGAAATCCGCCGCATCAAAGCCCGCGTGGACAACGAGCGCCTACCCCGCGGCGCCGACCGTGCTACGCATACGAAACTCGGGCGCGGCGCGCTTGCCGACGTCGAATGGACCGTCCAACTCATCACCATGGCGTACGCCCACCACCACGAGGAACTGCGCACCCCGTCGGCGCTCGACGCGCTCGATTTCCTCATCGACCTCGACGACCCGGCACTCGTATCCGCATCTCAGGCGAAGGAGCTGCGCACTGCCTGGCTCACCGCCACCCGCGCCCGCAACGCCATCGTGCTGGTCACCGGCAAACGCGAAGACCAACTCCCCGCGCCGGGACCCCAACTCGCGCAGGTCGCAGGCTCCGCCGGATACGACCCCGACGACCAGCAGGACTTCCTCGAGGACTACCTGCGCATCACCCGGCGAGCCCACCGCGTGGTGGAGCAGGTGTTCTGGGGCGAGGAGCAGTCGCTGGAGTTCGACTAG
- a CDS encoding glutamine synthetase family protein: MSAQTDNVLRLVEQQDIAFLRLWFTDIFGSLKTVMMSPSELESAFEEGVGFDGSSIEGFSRISESDTLLRPDPSTFQPLPFDEDAGLQTARMFCDITMPDGGPLFADPRHVLRRQIQNARDMGFEFQASPEIEFYVVKPGADGEAPKPADKGGYFDQAKRNEAPRLRRMAVSALEYMGITTEFSHHEGSPGQQEIDLRHTDALTMADNILTFRYLVKTVAEINGVHATFMPKPFGDLEGSAMHTHFSLFEGDSNAFHDPDDEISLSKTGRQFVAGIIEHAGEISAVTNQWVNSYKRLQFGSEAPTAATWGISNRSAMVRVPTYRLHKAESRRVEVRSLDSACNPYLAFAAVLAAGLKGIEEGYELDEPARDDVFALTRRERRAMGYRDLPNSLDQALRNLERSEFMAEVLGEQVFEFFLRAKWQEWHDYTAQITPWEVDTGIDL, translated from the coding sequence ATGAGTGCCCAAACCGACAACGTGCTGCGCTTGGTCGAGCAGCAAGACATCGCCTTTCTCCGCCTCTGGTTCACCGACATCTTCGGATCGCTGAAAACCGTGATGATGTCGCCGTCCGAATTGGAGTCTGCCTTTGAGGAGGGCGTGGGCTTCGACGGCTCCTCCATCGAGGGCTTTTCGCGCATCTCCGAGTCTGACACCCTGTTGCGGCCGGACCCGTCGACGTTCCAGCCGCTGCCGTTCGACGAGGATGCCGGGCTGCAGACCGCGCGCATGTTCTGCGACATCACCATGCCCGACGGCGGGCCGCTGTTCGCCGACCCGCGACACGTGCTGCGCCGACAGATCCAAAACGCCCGCGACATGGGCTTCGAGTTCCAGGCCAGCCCCGAAATCGAGTTCTATGTGGTCAAACCCGGCGCGGACGGGGAGGCGCCGAAACCGGCGGACAAGGGCGGCTATTTCGACCAAGCCAAGCGCAACGAGGCGCCGCGCCTGCGCCGTATGGCAGTCTCCGCGCTGGAGTACATGGGGATTACCACCGAGTTCTCCCACCACGAGGGCTCGCCCGGCCAGCAGGAGATCGACCTGCGCCACACGGATGCGCTGACCATGGCGGATAACATCTTGACCTTCCGCTACCTGGTGAAAACGGTCGCGGAGATCAACGGCGTGCACGCGACCTTCATGCCCAAGCCCTTCGGCGACCTCGAAGGCTCCGCGATGCACACGCACTTCTCGCTTTTCGAGGGCGATTCCAACGCCTTCCACGACCCGGACGACGAAATCAGTTTGTCCAAAACCGGCCGCCAGTTCGTCGCCGGCATCATCGAGCACGCTGGCGAGATCTCCGCGGTGACCAACCAGTGGGTCAATTCCTATAAGCGTCTCCAGTTCGGCTCCGAGGCACCCACCGCCGCGACCTGGGGCATTTCCAACCGCTCGGCGATGGTGCGCGTGCCCACCTACCGCCTGCACAAGGCGGAGTCGCGCCGGGTGGAGGTTCGTTCGCTGGATTCCGCTTGCAACCCGTACCTCGCGTTCGCCGCGGTCCTCGCCGCGGGACTCAAAGGCATTGAAGAGGGCTACGAGCTCGACGAACCGGCCCGCGACGACGTGTTCGCGCTCACGCGCCGGGAGCGACGAGCGATGGGGTACCGGGACCTGCCGAACTCGCTGGACCAGGCGCTACGCAACCTCGAGCGCTCCGAGTTCATGGCGGAGGTGCTCGGCGAGCAGGTTTTCGAATTCTTCCTGCGCGCCAAGTGGCAGGAGTGGCACGACTACACCGCCCAGATCACCCCCTGGGAAGTCGACACCGGGATTGACCTGTAG
- a CDS encoding CYTH and CHAD domain-containing protein — protein sequence MAEQQPQNFLEVEVKLAVDESTGMPDLTQLPGVEEIAGTREHNLSAVYYDTKDLRLTRSKITLRRRTGGADDGWHMKLPQGSARKEVRMPLDDPAQVPEALRAQVRAIVRTEELTPVAQVDNRRVEITLAGEDGPVAEFCDDHVTAWSLLPGGERTNWREWEIELTDALAGTEEGNTLIEQASSFLIAAGARKSSSPSKLATALGDAVKTAPLPPHMQGSLDDDSPAAAVVSSLSKQRDAIVDWEPRVRADEWDSVHQLRVSTREMRSLLETFEGILEGEELGRLEDELKHAAGVLGVARDAEVVEERFAELLDSDESGLIDDAARAHIAGDMRRDYNDAHAEIIAMLDSDRFMDLLDSIDALLADPPIAAGDESKKEEKKQSKEVLYDHLKRGYKKLRKRHEKVGEHYYDTDLPLHEREDYVHDVRKAAKKLRYSAVAAQDAGLKAGRLAKACKRLQSQLGDFQDAVTSRDRIERLANEARERGEDTFAYGMLYQRELARGEEALRGYDDTVREVRKAFKKVKP from the coding sequence ATGGCTGAGCAGCAACCACAGAATTTCCTCGAGGTCGAGGTGAAGTTGGCCGTCGACGAGAGCACGGGCATGCCCGATCTCACCCAACTCCCCGGCGTGGAGGAGATCGCGGGCACACGCGAACACAACCTTTCCGCGGTGTACTACGACACGAAAGATCTGCGTCTCACGCGCTCCAAGATCACGCTGCGCCGCCGCACGGGTGGCGCGGACGACGGCTGGCACATGAAACTGCCGCAGGGCAGCGCGCGCAAGGAGGTGCGCATGCCTCTCGACGACCCGGCGCAGGTCCCCGAAGCACTCCGCGCCCAGGTCCGCGCCATCGTCCGCACCGAGGAACTCACCCCGGTCGCGCAGGTGGATAACCGCCGCGTGGAGATCACCCTCGCCGGCGAGGACGGACCTGTTGCGGAGTTTTGCGACGACCACGTCACAGCCTGGTCCCTGCTGCCCGGCGGCGAGCGCACCAACTGGCGCGAATGGGAAATCGAGCTGACCGACGCGCTCGCCGGCACTGAGGAAGGCAACACCCTGATCGAGCAGGCGTCGTCGTTCCTCATCGCAGCGGGCGCGCGCAAATCATCTTCCCCGTCGAAACTCGCCACCGCGCTGGGCGATGCGGTCAAAACCGCGCCGCTTCCGCCACATATGCAGGGCTCGCTTGACGACGACTCCCCGGCGGCGGCCGTGGTGTCGTCGCTAAGCAAACAGCGCGACGCGATTGTGGATTGGGAACCGCGCGTGCGCGCCGACGAGTGGGATTCGGTGCACCAGCTGCGCGTGTCCACCCGCGAGATGCGCTCGCTGCTGGAGACGTTCGAGGGCATTCTCGAGGGCGAGGAACTGGGCCGGCTGGAAGACGAGTTGAAGCACGCCGCCGGTGTGCTCGGCGTGGCGCGCGACGCGGAAGTTGTGGAGGAGCGCTTCGCGGAGCTGCTCGACTCCGACGAGTCCGGACTGATCGACGACGCCGCACGCGCCCATATCGCCGGCGACATGCGCCGCGACTACAACGACGCCCACGCGGAGATCATCGCGATGCTGGACTCCGACCGGTTCATGGATCTGTTGGATTCGATCGACGCGCTGCTGGCCGACCCGCCGATCGCTGCCGGCGACGAGTCCAAGAAGGAGGAAAAGAAGCAGTCGAAGGAGGTCCTCTACGACCACCTCAAGCGCGGCTACAAGAAACTGCGCAAGCGCCACGAAAAGGTCGGCGAGCACTACTACGACACCGACTTGCCGCTGCACGAGCGCGAGGATTACGTCCACGACGTGCGCAAGGCGGCGAAGAAGTTGCGCTACTCCGCCGTCGCCGCCCAGGACGCGGGACTGAAGGCGGGGCGCCTGGCGAAGGCCTGCAAGCGGTTGCAGAGCCAGTTAGGCGACTTCCAGGACGCGGTGACCTCGCGCGATCGCATCGAGCGGCTTGCCAACGAGGCCCGCGAGCGCGGCGAGGACACCTTCGCCTACGGCATGCTCTACCAGCGAGAACTCGCCCGCGGCGAGGAGGCGCTTCGCGGCTACGACGACACCGTGCGCGAGGTGCGCAAGGCGTTTAAGAAAGTCAAGCCGTAG
- a CDS encoding galactokinase family protein: MAVFQTPKKSPVERARAAHPGGGHVASAPGTWVLIGENVDHFGGVTLVGTASLRVAAAASPRDDDTIAIAASSPHNRVTSETTLTQLHDDDITDPLARRWTGLVQTLIQRQVLSRDTAGLNITVESDVPLGAGLGAMYAADAAIALALAGGHDDIDTAPFRTRLAEVCSHAVATYSSLAVVRARHSVALRGGGDGVSVIDYADGSLTQAPHPARHGVRIFSLVAELGTPYSKENQAIAEHRAFIDAACANFGVESLRQLPDAVSRVVQWVEARRSVGDETAPDPDTARRWVHFCESETLRSLAAAKALRSRRANDLFTLLNSPSEPHNLATPEAVVALARERGAVAARPAATGTSNAVIAFVPVQEADTFTAAMDKDFEVVEVTPGEVARLEA; the protein is encoded by the coding sequence ATGGCAGTTTTTCAGACCCCCAAAAAGTCACCTGTCGAGCGCGCCCGCGCTGCTCACCCGGGTGGTGGACACGTTGCGTCGGCGCCTGGAACGTGGGTGCTCATCGGTGAAAACGTCGACCACTTCGGCGGCGTGACGCTCGTCGGCACGGCGTCGCTACGGGTGGCTGCCGCGGCGAGCCCGCGTGACGACGACACCATCGCCATCGCGGCCAGCAGCCCCCACAACAGGGTTACGTCCGAGACGACACTCACGCAGCTTCACGACGACGACATCACCGACCCCCTCGCCCGCCGCTGGACCGGCCTGGTGCAAACCCTGATCCAGCGCCAGGTGCTCTCGCGCGACACCGCAGGCCTAAACATCACGGTCGAATCGGATGTCCCCCTCGGCGCGGGTCTTGGCGCGATGTACGCCGCCGACGCCGCGATCGCCCTGGCGCTTGCAGGCGGCCACGACGATATCGACACCGCCCCGTTTCGCACCCGACTCGCCGAAGTCTGCTCGCACGCCGTGGCCACCTACTCGAGCCTTGCGGTGGTGCGCGCCCGCCACTCGGTGGCCCTGCGCGGCGGCGGTGACGGCGTGAGCGTTATCGACTACGCCGACGGCTCACTGACCCAGGCCCCGCATCCGGCCCGCCACGGCGTCCGTATCTTCTCCCTGGTCGCAGAGTTGGGTACGCCGTACAGCAAGGAAAACCAGGCGATTGCAGAGCACCGCGCGTTCATCGACGCCGCCTGCGCCAACTTCGGTGTCGAATCGCTGCGGCAGCTTCCCGACGCCGTGAGCCGCGTCGTCCAATGGGTCGAGGCCCGCCGCTCCGTCGGCGACGAGACCGCCCCCGACCCGGACACCGCGCGGCGCTGGGTGCACTTCTGCGAATCTGAGACGCTGCGCTCGCTCGCCGCGGCCAAGGCGTTGCGTTCCCGGCGCGCCAACGACCTGTTTACCCTGCTGAATTCCCCGTCGGAGCCCCACAACCTGGCAACCCCCGAAGCCGTGGTGGCCCTAGCCCGCGAGCGCGGCGCCGTGGCCGCCCGTCCCGCCGCGACCGGCACGTCGAACGCCGTGATCGCGTTCGTGCCGGTGCAGGAGGCCGACACCTTCACGGCCGCCATGGACAAAGACTTCGAGGTCGTGGAAGTCACCCCGGGCGAAGTCGCCCGCCTCGAGGCGTAG
- a CDS encoding RNB domain-containing ribonuclease → MKLYAAPLNFRPIAREFDVRTDFASSLHKEAAGLEDRFAGSRIDARAIPFVTIDPEGSKDLDQAVHVEKRDAGGYTVRYAIADVAAFVPADSEVHAESLKRGQTIYLPDEPARLHPEELSEGSASLLPDVDRPAVLWTFSLDDDGEVDNAHVERALVHSVARLDYESVHASLAEGTVHPSIELLPEVGRLRQKSSLRRRAINLRVPSVRVVGDGENYELVIEPRHPIMDYNSEISLLTGMVAGRMMVDAGVGFLRTLGPASAEGEAEFRREARNLGFDVTGDIGEFLAGIDADTPRGMAVMREAQKLLRGAGYVDLSEDAPEVHAGIGGHYAHVTAPLRRLVDRFATEVCLAICADEPVPEWVERDAARMLKTMGRSSQLANTVEKACLHLTEATVLEPWVGHNFDGVVLKRGEDAARVFIVDPPVLAPSAGAPEEGAETKFSLVRADPDAREVGFAWPAD, encoded by the coding sequence ATGAAGCTTTACGCCGCTCCTTTAAATTTCCGCCCGATCGCGCGCGAGTTCGACGTGCGCACCGATTTCGCGTCGTCGCTGCATAAGGAGGCGGCAGGCCTCGAGGACCGCTTCGCGGGTTCGCGTATCGACGCCCGCGCCATCCCCTTCGTCACCATCGACCCGGAAGGTTCGAAGGATTTAGACCAGGCGGTGCACGTCGAGAAGCGCGACGCCGGGGGATACACGGTGCGCTATGCGATCGCGGATGTCGCGGCGTTCGTCCCCGCCGATTCCGAGGTCCACGCCGAGTCGCTCAAGCGCGGCCAGACCATTTACCTCCCCGACGAGCCGGCGCGCCTGCACCCCGAGGAGTTGTCGGAGGGCTCCGCGTCGTTGCTGCCGGACGTCGACCGGCCCGCGGTCCTTTGGACATTTTCGCTTGACGACGACGGCGAGGTCGACAACGCCCACGTCGAACGCGCCCTCGTGCACTCGGTTGCCCGCCTGGATTACGAGAGCGTGCACGCCTCGCTCGCTGAAGGCACCGTGCACCCCTCCATCGAGTTATTGCCGGAGGTGGGCAGGCTGCGGCAGAAGTCGTCGTTACGCAGGCGCGCGATCAACCTGCGTGTGCCGTCGGTGCGTGTGGTCGGCGATGGGGAGAACTACGAGCTGGTCATCGAGCCGCGCCACCCGATCATGGACTACAACTCGGAGATTTCGCTGCTCACCGGCATGGTCGCCGGGCGCATGATGGTCGACGCTGGCGTGGGATTCCTGCGGACTCTGGGGCCGGCGTCGGCGGAGGGTGAAGCCGAGTTCCGTCGCGAGGCGCGCAATTTAGGCTTCGACGTCACCGGCGATATCGGGGAGTTCCTCGCCGGTATCGACGCGGACACCCCGCGCGGGATGGCGGTGATGCGTGAGGCCCAGAAACTGCTGCGCGGTGCAGGCTACGTCGACCTGTCGGAGGACGCACCCGAGGTACACGCCGGCATCGGCGGCCACTATGCGCACGTCACCGCGCCGCTGCGCAGGCTTGTCGACCGCTTCGCCACCGAAGTCTGCCTCGCCATCTGCGCCGACGAGCCGGTGCCGGAGTGGGTTGAACGCGACGCGGCGCGGATGCTCAAGACGATGGGGCGGTCGTCGCAACTGGCCAACACGGTGGAGAAGGCCTGCCTGCACCTGACGGAGGCGACGGTGCTCGAGCCGTGGGTGGGCCACAACTTCGACGGGGTGGTGCTCAAACGCGGGGAAGACGCCGCGCGCGTGTTCATCGTCGACCCGCCGGTGCTCGCCCCGTCGGCAGGCGCGCCCGAGGAAGGTGCGGAGACGAAGTTCTCCCTCGTCCGGGCAGACCCAGACGCGCGCGAGGTCGGCTTTGCCTGGCCCGCGGACTAG
- a CDS encoding bifunctional RNase H/acid phosphatase, translating into MQVKMYCDGGSRGNPGVAGSGAVVYDASGETLGEIAYVVGKKSSNNVAEYHGLIQGLEASRSVGATRVDVFMDSKLVVEQMTGRWKIKHPDMQKLARQARDIASGFEKVTYTWVPRAKNKKADELSNVAMDAAARGDKPGIVKGTGVWAGASAPAASGASASGASASDASASVGPAVDKRDAAAHWAGHESPRTRFILLRHGQTHHSAERRFSGTSNPDLTDTGREQAKRAASALQGFGRIDTIVASPQARAQQTAEYAAEALGLSIATDDGLRELDFGDFEGLTRDEVIAKDAEAFATWQSSPNNAPPSGESLTAFHRRVTRARLKLQERYEGQTVLLVTHMTPVKSIVRQALGANADLFKHVFLDLASISVVDFYGDYGVVRCVNDVAHHR; encoded by the coding sequence ATGCAGGTCAAGATGTACTGCGACGGCGGCTCCCGAGGCAACCCGGGCGTCGCTGGCTCCGGCGCGGTGGTCTACGACGCTTCCGGCGAGACGCTCGGCGAAATCGCCTACGTGGTGGGCAAGAAATCCTCCAACAATGTCGCCGAGTACCACGGGCTGATCCAGGGACTTGAGGCGTCCCGGTCCGTGGGTGCGACGCGTGTCGACGTCTTCATGGACTCCAAACTCGTCGTCGAGCAAATGACCGGTCGCTGGAAAATCAAGCACCCGGACATGCAAAAACTCGCCCGTCAGGCCCGCGACATCGCCTCCGGGTTTGAAAAGGTCACCTACACCTGGGTCCCGCGCGCGAAGAACAAAAAGGCCGACGAACTGTCCAACGTGGCTATGGACGCCGCCGCCCGCGGCGACAAGCCGGGGATTGTGAAGGGCACCGGGGTGTGGGCTGGGGCTTCTGCGCCGGCTGCGTCGGGTGCGTCGGCCTCGGGTGCGTCGGCCTCGGATGCGTCGGCCTCGGTGGGGCCGGCCGTCGACAAGCGCGATGCTGCCGCGCATTGGGCTGGCCACGAAAGCCCGCGCACCCGGTTCATCCTGCTTCGCCACGGGCAGACGCATCATTCGGCCGAGCGTCGCTTTTCCGGCACGTCCAACCCGGACCTCACCGACACCGGCCGCGAACAGGCAAAACGTGCTGCATCGGCGCTGCAGGGCTTCGGGCGTATCGACACCATCGTGGCCTCCCCTCAAGCCCGCGCCCAACAAACCGCCGAGTACGCCGCCGAAGCGCTGGGGCTGTCTATTGCGACCGATGACGGCCTACGCGAATTGGACTTCGGCGACTTCGAAGGCCTGACCCGTGACGAGGTGATCGCCAAGGATGCCGAGGCCTTCGCGACCTGGCAGTCCTCGCCGAACAACGCGCCCCCGTCGGGGGAGTCGCTGACCGCCTTCCATCGCCGCGTCACCCGCGCGCGACTGAAGTTGCAGGAGCGTTACGAGGGGCAAACGGTGCTGCTGGTGACCCACATGACGCCGGTGAAGTCCATCGTCCGCCAGGCGTTGGGGGCGAATGCGGATCTGTTCAAGCACGTGTTTTTGGACCTCGCCAGCATTTCAGTGGTCGATTTCTACGGCGACTACGGCGTGGTCCGCTGCGTCAACGACGTCGCCCACCACCGGTAG
- a CDS encoding zinc ribbon domain-containing protein produces MQLAKDLQPVLLELALADASKSQPRVRPEVQELQKLLDERTRLTEASASAQLAVDDMELEILRIQEDERKLKKRELDDKRQLGAETDPERRKDLEHDRYAAKSRIADLLSELKEAHNEIAALRNNRDVHAARVDDINRKVDAAQRTVDALPEEEVVDTDALRAKLPADVLDAYDDIGAAKFNGRACGGCFIQLPPAERAEVMAEPEDSLPHCPNCGTLLVRVTPSDEA; encoded by the coding sequence ATGCAATTAGCCAAAGACCTGCAACCCGTCCTCCTGGAGCTTGCGCTTGCCGACGCCTCCAAGTCGCAGCCCCGCGTCCGCCCCGAAGTCCAGGAGCTGCAGAAGCTTCTCGACGAGCGCACCCGCCTCACCGAGGCCTCCGCCTCCGCCCAACTCGCCGTGGACGACATGGAGCTGGAGATCCTGCGCATCCAGGAAGACGAACGCAAACTGAAAAAGCGCGAACTGGACGACAAGCGCCAACTGGGTGCGGAGACCGACCCGGAGCGCCGCAAGGATCTCGAGCACGACCGCTACGCCGCAAAATCGCGCATCGCCGATCTGCTCTCTGAGTTGAAGGAGGCGCACAACGAGATCGCCGCGCTTCGCAACAACCGCGACGTGCACGCCGCGCGTGTCGACGACATCAACCGCAAAGTCGACGCCGCCCAACGCACCGTCGACGCGCTGCCGGAAGAAGAGGTCGTGGACACCGATGCCCTGCGCGCCAAGTTGCCGGCCGACGTGCTCGATGCCTACGACGACATCGGCGCCGCAAAATTCAACGGCCGCGCCTGCGGGGGCTGCTTCATCCAGCTGCCGCCCGCCGAGCGCGCCGAGGTAATGGCCGAGCCGGAGGACTCCCTGCCTCACTGCCCGAACTGCGGCACCCTGCTGGTGCGCGTCACGCCGTCCGACGAGGCGTAA